The nucleotide window GAGAAGCTGGATGCGTTTGCGTTCGGTCAGCCAGCGGTTTCTGAGGCCCAGCAGAAAGAAAGCCAGCAGGGGCATGAATTGCAGGGCGTGGGTGCCCACGAAGTGCCCAATGCGCAGATCGCCGTGTTCGGTGCTCCAGCCAATCAAGGGGATGCCAGGACCGCCATCTTTCAGGACACCCACGGTGTGTGCGCCAATCAGATCCAGTTTCTGCCCGGCTTCCAGGACGGCCTGCTGCATGGGGTTGGGGGAGGCCATCAGGTAGCCTTCCATGAAGCCCACCAGCGAAAGAATCAGGCCCAGACGGATGCTCCAGGTGATCAGCGGACTCGCGGTTTTCTGGAACAGCACCAGCACAGTGGCCACAAAAGTCAGCACCCAGAACACCGAGATCATTGCGCCCATGGCCCCCCACACCAGGGTGTCAAAGGAGGTGGCACTGTTGAAGTGGGAAGGCACCCCCCGAATGGTCTGCAGCAGGATCAGCAGCACTTCTGCAATCAGGATGCCATTGGTGGTTTTGAAGATGCCCCGGATGATTCTGGCTTTCGGGGGCAGCACCGAAACCACCCAGTTGAGGGTAAATGCATAAAGAAAGGTGGAAATGGCAAATTTGAGGGTTTTGCTCCAGGCAGGCACACCCAGAATCTGTCTGGGGTCCACCACCAGTCCAATCACGGCCACCAGAACCAGCAGCAAAGCTCCAAAGGTGACCGCTTTGAGGGTCCGGGAAGGTGCAATGGAAGTCAATGCAGTCATGGGCGTTCTCCTTGCGTTGTGCATGAGGTCCAGAGGGATCTTGCGTTCATGAGATCACTGTAAGAAATGGGAGGAAGCCTTTCCTCATCCAAAAGTTGGAGGAAGCCAACCTGGCTCGAATAAGGGATTTCCCTGAGCAAAAACCTGGGGAATCACAGGGAAATTCAGGCATCAGAAATCTTTCTGAGAGAGCAATGCTGACATAATGGAAAACATGCATGCGAACACACTGCTCGGGACTTTTTTTGACCTGACCCCGGACTGGCTTGTGATCCATGACCTCCAAGGCAAACACGTGCGGGTGAGTTCTGCCTATGCCCGTGCCCAGAACAGGCCAGCAGAAACCTTTGTGGGCCATTCAGACCAGGAACTGGGGTTGATCAATCCTCTGGCCCACCTTCCTGTGCTGGATGTTCAAAACCACCCCTCCAGATCAGAGCTGCTGACCGAACTGCAGGTCACCTTGCAGGGCAAAGACTACGCGGTGTGCGCCACCCGCCTGATTTTGCGTGACCCGGATGGAGCACCCTGGGGCACCTTCAGCTATGCCCACGAAGTCACCCGTGAAAGAAGCATGGAGCGGGAACTCGAACAGCAGCATGCCTTCCTGAGAAACATCCTGGACAGCGATCCCAGCCTGATCTTTGTGAAAGACAGGGAAGGCCGCTTTACCCTGGTCAATCAGGCCATGGCCGACCTGTACCACCAGGAACCCGAAGCCATGCTGGGCAAGACCATCCGCGAAATCAATCCCAATGCAGCAGAGGTGGAACGTTTTGAAGCCCAGGACCGGGAAATCCTCAAAACCCACCAGCGCAGGCAGTTTCCACCGTACTTTGTGGTGGGACCGGATGGGCAGAAACGCTGGCTGTACACCACCAAACAGCCGCTGTACAGCCAGGACCAGCCTCTGGATTACGTGCTGGGGGTCACTTCTGACCTGACCCACCTGAGGGCCACCGAAGAAGCCCTCAAAACCCGCGAGGAGCAGTACCGGCAGCTCTGGCAGGAGGCGCACCGCAAGACCAGAGAACTCACCCTGCTGGACCGGGTGCAGGCCGCCATTGCCAACAAACTGGACCTGGCCATGCTCTATGACGCGGTGGTGGATGCCATCTCCGATCAGCTGGGGTACGCACTGGTGATCATGACCGTGCCCGAAGGAGACCGGGTGGTGCGGGTGGCTTACCGGGGCTATGCAGATCTGCCCCTGACTGTTGCTTCTGAGGGAAGTGCTTCTGGGTACACCATTCGCACCCGTCGGCCTTTGCTGATTCAGGATGTCAGCACCAGCAGCAATTACACCGCTGCCATGCCAGGGGTCACATCATGTGTCAGTGTGCCGGTTTTCTCGGGAAGCCGGGTACTGGGGGCACTGGTCATCGAGAGCGAGGACCGCGTTCTGGACAACCAGGACCTCTCTCTGATGCAGCGGGTGGCAGAGCAGCTCGGAATTGCCATTGAGAACGCCGAGCTGCACGAAAGAACCAAACTGGATCTGACCCGGGCACATGCGCTCTATCAGGTCAGCCAGACCCTGCACCACACCGGAAGCCAGGAAACCCTGCTGGAACAGATCTGCCAGAGCGTGATGCAGGCGCTTCCTGCCCGCTGGTGCCTGATCTACATCATGGATTTCGAGCAGGAGCAGGTGGAATATGCCGCCAGCACTGCCAGGGACGCCTCTCCCCTGCCCATGATTTCCTTTCCAGAATTGATGTCTGGTCTGACCGGATGGACCCTGAAGCAGCACCGCCCCACCCTTTCCTTAAAAGGCCAGGCCGATGAACGGGAAGGCCCCCAGGTCCAGCAGCACCGTTCCTCCAACGACATCGGTTCCCTGATTGTGGCCCCCCTGATCTACCAGGGGAAACCCATTGGCACCCTGACCGCCCTCAACAACCTGGACGACCCGGATTTCTCTGAAGCCGATGTGGACTGGATGATGAGCATCGCCAACCAGGTGGCCATTGCGCTGGCCCAGCGCAAACTGATCAACCAGATCCAGCACCTCGCTTACCATGATCCCCTGACCAGCCTGCCCAACCGCCTGCTGTTTGAAGAGCAACTCAAACAGGCCATTGCCCGTGCCAAAAGGCTGGACACCAAACTGGCCCTGCTGTTCATTGACCTGGACGGCTTCAAGAATGTCAACGACACCCTGGGGCACCACATTGGGGATTTGCTGCTGCACACCCTCTCCGGGCGTTTCAAAGAGAGAACCCGGGAAAGTGATTCTTTTGCCCGCATGGGCGGAGATGAATTTGCCATGATCCTCAACGACCTGCGCGACCCGGCAGATGCCGTGCAGGTGGCGCAGAAATTTCTGGATTTGCTGAAGATGCCCTTCCACATCAACATGCATGAGCTGTTCATCTCCGCGAGCATTGGGATCAGCGTGTACCCCGACAACGGCACCGACGTGAACACCCTCTTAAAGCACGCCGACACCGCCATGTACCGGGCCAAGGCTTCAGGCAAGAACGACATCCGAAGTTTCACCCCCGAACTGGCCGAAAAAGCCCGTGAACGCCTGTCTCTGGAAACCGACCTGCGGTACGCAATGCAACGCCAGGAGCTGCAGCTGTATTACCAGCCAATCATAGACCTGCAAACCCTGCAGACCATCGGTCATGAAGCGCTTTTGCGCTGGATCCATCCAGAACGGGGGTTCATCCCGCCAGACCGTTTCATTCCAGTGGCAGAGGAATCTGGTTTGATCACGGCTCTGGGGGCCTGGGTGATCCATGAGGCCTGCCGCCAGAATGCCGAATGGCAACGCGCAGGACGCAGGGCTGTGCGGGTGGCCGTCAACATCTCCATGATCCAGTTCGCCACCTCCAACTTTGTGGACACCGTGAAAAGCGCCCTGCACGAAAGCGGTCTGGGGGTGGAATGGCTGGAACTGGAGGTCACCGAGAGTGTGGTGATGCACGACGTGAAAATGGTCACCGAACGCCTGACCGAACTGCGGGAATTGGGGGTGAGGGTGTCCATCGATGACTTCGGGACCGGGTACTCCTCCCTGAAGTATCTGCAGGAACTCCCCATCGACACCCTGAAAATCGACCGTTCTTTTGTGAACACCATCCAGAAAGACGCCCAGGAAGCGCCCCTGGTGAAAACCATCATCCTGATGGCCCAGAGCCTCGGTCTGAACGTGATTGCCGAAGGGGTGGAAACCATCTTTCAGCAGGAATATTTGCAAAGCCTGGGGTGCAGCGAGGCGCAGGGGTATTACTTTTCGAGGCCGCTTCCGGCCTCGCAGTTGTGAAGCCAAGAGCCGAGCGCAAAAAGCATTTTCCAGAGAAAGCATGGCTTTTGCTGATTGCTGACCGCTCCCTCCAAAACCCGTTACAGTGAAGCCATGCCCAGCACGGACGCACTGGCGGTACAGGTGGCCCGCCTGTACTACCACCAGAACCTCACCACCGAAAAAATTGCTGCAGAACTGGGGCTGTCCCGGCCCAAGGTCAGCCGCCTGCTCACCCATGCCCGCAAAACTGGGCTGGTGGAAATCCGCATTCATGACCCGCAGGAATCCAGCCGTTCTCTGGAAAGCCTCCTGACCGAGCATTTTCAGCTGGACCGGGTGCATGTGGTGCTGACCCCGGAAAACGCTACGGAAGCAGAGTGCATGCAGCGGGTTGCGGTGTATGCGGCCCACCATGCAGCCACCCTGATTCAACCTGGAATGACGGTGGGACTGGCCTGGGGCACCACCCTGAATTTGCTGTCACAGCACCTGCAGCCCAGACCCACCCCTGGCGTAAAACTGGTGCAACTGAATGGGTCTGGGAACCCCAGCAATTTCATCAGTGACCATGCATTGGGTTTGCTGCAAAGGTTCGGGGACAGCTTTCAGGCGGCCCTGAATCCCTTTCCGGTGCCTGCTTTTTTTGACCACCCGGAAACCAAAACCGCCCTCTGGAAAGAGCGCAGCATCCAGAGGGTGCTGGATTTGCAGCAGAAAGCAGATTTGCTGCTGTATTCGGTGGGAAGTGCAAAAGCCAGTGTGCCCAGTTACGTGCACGCTGCACCCTACCTGGACCCTGAGGACCTGCAGGAGATGCAGAACATGCAGGTGGTGGGAGACATCGCCACGGTGTTTTTTCGGGAGGATGGCAGTTTTGATGGCATTCCACTGAACAGAAGGGCCAGCGGTCCTGATCTGGGCCTGTTCAAGAACCGCAAAGGGGCCGTGTGCATCGTGGCCGGGGTCAGCAAAGCCCTGGCACTGTGGGGCGCTTTAAGAGGGGGCCTGATGTCCGAATTGATCGTGGATGACAAAACGGTCAGGAAAGTGCTGGAATTCAGCGGGGTGAAATGAAAACAGAAAGGCCAGCATGCATGCTGGCCTTTCTGGGAACAAAAATCAGCGGTTCAGGCGGCGGGCCACGGTGGACTGGGCTTCATCCAGCGCGGTCTTGATGGCGACGTTGTTGTTCAGCACCCTGTCCAGGGCTGCAGCGAAAGCGTCGGTGGCCACGGATTCCAGGCGGTTGGACTCAATGCCTTTGACCTTGTTGGCAGCGCGCACCCACATGGGACGGGCAACCTGACCCCCCAGGAACTCCACGGGCTGCTTGAACAGGGCGTCGCTCTGGGCTGCTTTGAGGGAGGGCAGGGAGCTGTTGACCCGGAAGGAATTCAGCTGCACCTCTTTGTTCAGGGCGAAGAACTTGAGGAATTCCCAGGCCAGCTCTTTTTGCTTGCTCTGTTTGGGAATGGCCATGAAGCTTCCGCCCCAGGTGGCGTAGCTTTTCTCTGGCAGGTCCACAGAGCGCCATTTGCCTGCGGTTTCTGGGATCATGCTGCGCATGGTGCCTTCAAACCAGGCCCCGAAAGGCTGGGTGGCGATTCTGCCTTTGTTGAGTCCATCGGTCCACTCGGGGCTCCACTCTGCAATGTTGGCATCCAGTCTGGCATCCCGCACCTGTTTGGCCAGGGTGATGGCCTGCACGAAACGGGCGCTGTTCAGGACAGGCTGGCCTTTGGTGTCAAAGAACAGGCTTTCACCCGCAGGCACTTTGGCGCGGATGTAGGCCTGGGCCACAAAGCCAGCGTTGTGCAGCAGGTATGCACCGGTTTTCTCTTTGATTTTCTTGCCTGCAGCGATGTAGCTTTCCCAGCTCTTGGTCAGGCTGGCGGCAGACACGCCCGCTTTTTTCAGCACATCTTCCCGGTAGAACAGGGTGCCAGGGGCAATGTCTGCAGGAAACACGTACAGACCGCCATCCGGGTTGGTGGATTGCGCCCACGCATAGGCCGTCACTTTGCTCTGGTACTGTTTGGCGTTGTAAGGGGCTTTCAGGAGGTCTTCCAGACCGCCGGATTCACCAAATTTGGCGACAAAACCCACTTCCACACAGTCCACATCTCCTGCTCCGCTTCCGGTGGCCAGGGCGGTGGTGAGGGCGTTGTGGTGGTCGCCGTAGGCCAGGGTGTTGACCTTGATGTCCACATCGGGGTGCAGTTTTTTCCAGAGGGGAATGGCGGCTTCTACGGACACGTTCATGTTGGAGAAGCAATTGACGGTGAGGGTGGCGGCCTGGGCAGCATTGCCCAGCGCAAGCACAACGAAAAGACCAAGGATGCGTTTCATGGGGTCCTCCTGTGGAACTGAAAAAGTGGAGCTGTGGGGACTTCCTGCCCTGCCCCGGTCCAGACAGCAGTCCCCAGAGCAAGCCCTGATAGGAAAGGGTTTGCTGCTGTGAAGAATGGACGGGATGACCAGAATGCCAGCCTTTCAAGGCACCTGCAGGGTTGAACCCTGTCACCTGCCAGGAACAGTGCTGGAACGCCGGGACAGCGCGGGACAGCGTGAGACAGTGATTTGAAAACGTTTGCTCAAAGGAATTCTAACCCATGCCCTGCAAAATCCACATGTCAAAATGAAGCGAAAATTCCAGCGCAGCCGTGCTCAAAACACACCAGGGTCTTCCCTGAGAACAGAACCCTTTCAGGGTCCAGCATCAACAGCAAAAAGTGCGTACAAAAGCAGATTTACCACAAAAATCCCTGTTCAGCCCTGCCTTTTTGCACCCATCTGATGAAACATAACCTGCAGATGTGCTGCTGGATTTTGAAGGTCTTTTTTGCTTTCAGCACCAGAACATGCAGGCTGCCCCCTTTGTGGTTCAGCGGGACTGTTTCTTCTGGTTTTTGTGGGCATACATGCGCCCGTCTGCGGTGTGCATCAGGGCTTCTGCATCCTTGCCGTCCCTGGGGAAAGCCGCAAACCCCACACTGGCTCCGGCCTCTGGAAAGCCCATCTGCTGCAAATCCTGCACGGCCTGTTCCACCACATGCAACGCCCCCGGATCGGAGGTGGAGGCCAGAATCACCATGTATTCATCGCCACCCAGACGGTACACCCGGTCTTCCCGGCGGCAGGCAGCCCTGAGGGCATGTCCGAAGCTGGAAATCAGCTGGTCTCCCCTGGAGTGTCCCTGCAGGTCATTGACTTTCTTCAGGCCGTCCAGGTCGATGTTCAGCAGACCAAAGCCATCCTGGTGGCGTTCTGCCCGGCTGATCTCGGCCTGCAAATCCTGATGGAAACTGCGGCGGTTGAGGAGCCCGGTCAGGCTGTCGCGGGTGGCGGCATGCTCCATTTCACGGGTGTACTTCTGGCGCTCAATGGAGGTGTTGATGCTGCGCACTGCAGCCTCCAGCAAGGCGCGGTCCTGGGGGGTCCAGGGGCTGATCTGGTGCATGCGGTTCAGGGCAAAAAACAAAGCCTGCAGCTCGTTCAGACGCACCAGTGGGAGCAGGGCCGTGGCACGCACCCCCACCTCTACGGCTTCTGGCAAAGCCTGGGCATGGTGCAGGTAATCGTCCACGTAAATGGCCTGCTGGCGTTCCATCACCTGCCACAGCAAACTGGCCTGAGACAGGGAACGCTGGTCGGTCAGGGCCTGGAAATCCTCTGGAACAAAAGGGCTTTGCCAGCAGGTGTAGGTGTTGATGTCTGTTCCGCTGAGCGTGACCACCCCGGCCCAGTCCACCCGGCACACCTGCCCCAGGATGGTCAGGGCTTCGCGGGCCAGTTCTTCTGGTAAAGCATTTCTTTCGCTGAGACGGGAGATTTCGGTCAGGGCATTGGAGTATTCCAGGGCCTGCAGCAAAAGGGCCTCGTCCTGCTTGCGTTCGGAGATGTCACGGGTGCTGGCCTGCACTTCCATGATGTGTCCTGTGAGGGGATCGCGGATCAGGTGGGCACTGGTCTCTGCCCACACCGTTGAGCCATCCTTGCGCACCAGTCGGTACTGAAACACCCGCATTTTCTCGGAGCCCTTCATCCATTCCTGCCGGGCAGCAAAGGTGGGGCGGTCTTCGGGAAAGATCAGGTCATCCACCTTCGTGCCCACCAGTTCTTCACTGGTGTAACCCAGCAAGGTCTGGCTGTATGGAGAGACAAACCGGAACACCCCATCTGGTGCCTGCAGGGAAATCATGTCGGTGGCGTTCTGGGCAATCAGGCGGTAACGGGATTCGCTTTCCTGCAGCTGTCTCTGCAAACCCACCAGGGGCGTCACATCGGTGAACAGCACAAAAAACCCCTGCACCTCGCCGTCCTGCACATCTGGAATGTAGGAGGCCTGGGTGTGCATCAGGGTGCCCTCATGGGTGATGAGGTCCCGCTGGAAATGCTGCACCTCTCCCTGCAAAGCTTTTCTGGCATGAGGCAGGTTGTGCTGATAATTGACTTCTCCGATCACGTCCAGCATGGGTTTTCCGTGGATTTCTTCCAGGGTCATCTGAAAGAAGTCCAGGTAAGCCTGATTGGCAAAACGCATCTGCAAATTGCGGTCCCAGTACCCCATCATGGCAGGCACATGGTCGATGGTGGCCTGCAAATCCCTCTGGGCCTGCTGCAAAGCCTGTTCAGAGGCCCGCCTGCGGGTGACATCCCGGATGGTGCCCACCACCCGGAGGGGTTTCCCCTGGGGGGAACGGGAGACCACATTGCCCCTTTCGCTGATCCAGATCCACAAGCCATTTTTGTGCAGCATGCGGTACTCTGCATTGTAATTCTCGGTTTTGCCGTCCAGGTGCTGCTGAAACAGGATTTCCACCTGGGACAGGTCTTCCGGGTGGACCCTGGAACGCCAGGCTTCTTCGGTGTCCGGAAGTTCCTGGGGCCTGCACCCCAGAATCTCCTTCCAGCGGGAAGAATAATACACCTGCTCAGAGCGGGCATCCCAGTCCCACAGGCCATCCTGGTTGCTCTCCACCACCAGTTGCCAGCGGGCCTCCAGATCGCGGATTTTCTCTTCCTGCTGGCGTTCTTTTGTGACATCCTGCACCATGCCCAGCAGTTCCGTGCTGCCCTGCTGCTGCCGTGGAAACATGCGGCACACCCAGCGGCGCTGTGCTGGCGACAGGAAAGCCACCTCCTGCTCGGTTTCCCTGTTGCTTTGCAGGCACTGCTCCAGGCTTTTCTGAAAGGCCTGATAACTTTCTGGTGTGAACCAGCCACTGAGCTGACTGACCGAGAGGGTCCCCGGATAATACCCCAGCAGTCCCTTGATGGAGCGGGAAAAAGTGATGGTCCTGG belongs to Deinococcus roseus and includes:
- a CDS encoding sensor domain-containing diguanylate cyclase, which encodes MTLPDPRSLQCILHVTSSFELEGVHWLTAPQPQVLETLRTQLQTHPEPLPEQLELEGQLLQVFREPAASGWQVLVYPVPTAEKEEDDVFSLAFKHASIGMALVSPEGRWLTVNDALCKMLKYSRAELLKRTFQDITHPDDLETDLGYVKLLLEKKIDTYELIKRYITRFGEILWIKLNVSMLTRADGTPEAFVAQIQDVSETLRYQDHLEGINTELESTHKLARVSSFKIDVQARTITFSRSIKGLLGYYPGTLSVSQLSGWFTPESYQAFQKSLEQCLQSNRETEQEVAFLSPAQRRWVCRMFPRQQQGSTELLGMVQDVTKERQQEEKIRDLEARWQLVVESNQDGLWDWDARSEQVYYSSRWKEILGCRPQELPDTEEAWRSRVHPEDLSQVEILFQQHLDGKTENYNAEYRMLHKNGLWIWISERGNVVSRSPQGKPLRVVGTIRDVTRRRASEQALQQAQRDLQATIDHVPAMMGYWDRNLQMRFANQAYLDFFQMTLEEIHGKPMLDVIGEVNYQHNLPHARKALQGEVQHFQRDLITHEGTLMHTQASYIPDVQDGEVQGFFVLFTDVTPLVGLQRQLQESESRYRLIAQNATDMISLQAPDGVFRFVSPYSQTLLGYTSEELVGTKVDDLIFPEDRPTFAARQEWMKGSEKMRVFQYRLVRKDGSTVWAETSAHLIRDPLTGHIMEVQASTRDISERKQDEALLLQALEYSNALTEISRLSERNALPEELAREALTILGQVCRVDWAGVVTLSGTDINTYTCWQSPFVPEDFQALTDQRSLSQASLLWQVMERQQAIYVDDYLHHAQALPEAVEVGVRATALLPLVRLNELQALFFALNRMHQISPWTPQDRALLEAAVRSINTSIERQKYTREMEHAATRDSLTGLLNRRSFHQDLQAEISRAERHQDGFGLLNIDLDGLKKVNDLQGHSRGDQLISSFGHALRAACRREDRVYRLGGDEYMVILASTSDPGALHVVEQAVQDLQQMGFPEAGASVGFAAFPRDGKDAEALMHTADGRMYAHKNQKKQSR
- a CDS encoding ABC transporter substrate-binding protein; protein product: MKRILGLFVVLALGNAAQAATLTVNCFSNMNVSVEAAIPLWKKLHPDVDIKVNTLAYGDHHNALTTALATGSGAGDVDCVEVGFVAKFGESGGLEDLLKAPYNAKQYQSKVTAYAWAQSTNPDGGLYVFPADIAPGTLFYREDVLKKAGVSAASLTKSWESYIAAGKKIKEKTGAYLLHNAGFVAQAYIRAKVPAGESLFFDTKGQPVLNSARFVQAITLAKQVRDARLDANIAEWSPEWTDGLNKGRIATQPFGAWFEGTMRSMIPETAGKWRSVDLPEKSYATWGGSFMAIPKQSKQKELAWEFLKFFALNKEVQLNSFRVNSSLPSLKAAQSDALFKQPVEFLGGQVARPMWVRAANKVKGIESNRLESVATDAFAAALDRVLNNNVAIKTALDEAQSTVARRLNR
- a CDS encoding EAL domain-containing protein → MHANTLLGTFFDLTPDWLVIHDLQGKHVRVSSAYARAQNRPAETFVGHSDQELGLINPLAHLPVLDVQNHPSRSELLTELQVTLQGKDYAVCATRLILRDPDGAPWGTFSYAHEVTRERSMERELEQQHAFLRNILDSDPSLIFVKDREGRFTLVNQAMADLYHQEPEAMLGKTIREINPNAAEVERFEAQDREILKTHQRRQFPPYFVVGPDGQKRWLYTTKQPLYSQDQPLDYVLGVTSDLTHLRATEEALKTREEQYRQLWQEAHRKTRELTLLDRVQAAIANKLDLAMLYDAVVDAISDQLGYALVIMTVPEGDRVVRVAYRGYADLPLTVASEGSASGYTIRTRRPLLIQDVSTSSNYTAAMPGVTSCVSVPVFSGSRVLGALVIESEDRVLDNQDLSLMQRVAEQLGIAIENAELHERTKLDLTRAHALYQVSQTLHHTGSQETLLEQICQSVMQALPARWCLIYIMDFEQEQVEYAASTARDASPLPMISFPELMSGLTGWTLKQHRPTLSLKGQADEREGPQVQQHRSSNDIGSLIVAPLIYQGKPIGTLTALNNLDDPDFSEADVDWMMSIANQVAIALAQRKLINQIQHLAYHDPLTSLPNRLLFEEQLKQAIARAKRLDTKLALLFIDLDGFKNVNDTLGHHIGDLLLHTLSGRFKERTRESDSFARMGGDEFAMILNDLRDPADAVQVAQKFLDLLKMPFHINMHELFISASIGISVYPDNGTDVNTLLKHADTAMYRAKASGKNDIRSFTPELAEKARERLSLETDLRYAMQRQELQLYYQPIIDLQTLQTIGHEALLRWIHPERGFIPPDRFIPVAEESGLITALGAWVIHEACRQNAEWQRAGRRAVRVAVNISMIQFATSNFVDTVKSALHESGLGVEWLELEVTESVVMHDVKMVTERLTELRELGVRVSIDDFGTGYSSLKYLQELPIDTLKIDRSFVNTIQKDAQEAPLVKTIILMAQSLGLNVIAEGVETIFQQEYLQSLGCSEAQGYYFSRPLPASQL
- a CDS encoding sugar-binding transcriptional regulator, giving the protein MPSTDALAVQVARLYYHQNLTTEKIAAELGLSRPKVSRLLTHARKTGLVEIRIHDPQESSRSLESLLTEHFQLDRVHVVLTPENATEAECMQRVAVYAAHHAATLIQPGMTVGLAWGTTLNLLSQHLQPRPTPGVKLVQLNGSGNPSNFISDHALGLLQRFGDSFQAALNPFPVPAFFDHPETKTALWKERSIQRVLDLQQKADLLLYSVGSAKASVPSYVHAAPYLDPEDLQEMQNMQVVGDIATVFFREDGSFDGIPLNRRASGPDLGLFKNRKGAVCIVAGVSKALALWGALRGGLMSELIVDDKTVRKVLEFSGVK